Proteins co-encoded in one Lasioglossum baleicum chromosome 3, iyLasBale1, whole genome shotgun sequence genomic window:
- the Argrs-m gene encoding arginyl-tRNA synthetase, mitochondrial isoform X2, producing MSKLHVNRDTTNDSYYFVFPLKSNYYNVLGETQNIAAVDLDNTFNNVKIENDSAYFAVPRDQYIKTILESNLSGPTPPAIPENNKNIIVEFSSPNIAKPFHLGHLRSTITGNYIANVNSFLRNKVKRLNYLGDWGTQFGFIQLGIELGNVDNKEIIENPIKALYKAYVIANKLAETDSTMNDRAREIFRKLEFGDSNIHEEWQTFKDYTVQELERTYERLGITFDEYHWESMYTALSTKKITDLMEEMKLLTLDQQNRKVIPVTEERNIPLIKSDGSTLYITRDIAAAIDRYERNKFDAMYYVVDNAQTDHFSNLMKILKKMQVPWVDRLKHIKFGRVRGMSTRKGTAVFLEDILNEAQEIMRERQTKKATTKVSLDEMDKTSDILGISGIITYNLIQRRMKDYEFNWNLIFDMKGDTGVKLQYTHCRLTSLERNCGAALITECDASLLKEPEVDDLIILISRFDEVLLRSYEELEPCVLAVYLMKLSNTISKALKKLNIKGEPSDVGNQRLLLFHVSKLILAEGMKLLGLTPLERM from the exons ATGTCCAAGCTTCATGTAAACCGTGATACAACAAATGACTCGTATTATTTTGTATTTCCATTAAAGTCAAACTACTATAACGTACTAGGTGAAACGCAAAACATTGCAGCAGTTGACTTGGACAATACCTTTAATAACGTCAAGATAGAAAACGATAGCGCTTATTTTGCTGTACCAAGAGATCAATATATAAAAACGATTTTAGAGAGTAATCTTTCTGGGCCAACACCGCCGGCGATTCCagagaataataaaaatattatagtagagttTAGTTCGCCGAATATTGCTAAACCTTTTCATTTAGGACATTTACGTTCCACAATTACAGGGAATTATATTGCTAATGTAAATAGTTTCTTACGAAATAAAGTGAAGAGATTAAATTATTTGGGAGACTGGGGAACACAGTTTGGTTTTATTCAATTAGGAATTGAACTAGGAAATGTCGATAACaaagaaataatagaaaatcCTATTAAGGCTTTGTACAAGGCATACGTTATAGCAAATAAATTAGCCGAGACAGATTCAACGATGAATGACCGTGCCAGAGAAATATTCAGGAAATTGGAATTTGGAGATAGTAATATTCACGAAGAAtggcaaacgtttaaagattatACCGTACAGGAGTTAGAAAGAACTTACGAGAGATTAGGCATAACATTTGACGAGTATCATTGGGAATCCATGTATACCGCATTGAGTACAAAGAAGATTACTGATCTAATGGAAGAAATGAAACTGTTAACGTTGGATCAGCAAAATAGAAAAGTTATACCTGTAACCGAAGAAAGAAACATACCACTTATTAAAAGCGACGGTTCTACTTTGTATATAACTCGAGACATTGCTGCCGCGATCGATAGGTacgagagaaataaatttgatgCTATGTATTACGTAGTGGACAATGCTCAGACTGATCACTTCTCAAATTTAATGAAGATTTTAAAGAAAATGCAAGTACCTTGGGTGGACAGATTAAAACATATTAAGTTTGGAAGAGTTCGCGGTATGAGTACAAGGAAAGGTACTGCGGTATTTCTGGAAGATATATTGAACGAAGCGCAGGAAATTATGAGAGAAAGGCAAACGAAAAAAGCTA CAACTAAAGTTTCTTTAGATGAAATGGATAAGACTTCTGATATTTTGGGCATCTCTGGTATTATTACTTACAATTTGATACAAAGAAGAATGAAAGACTAtgaattcaattggaatttaatATTTGAT atgAAAGGGGATACTGGAGTAAAATTGCAATACACGCATTGTCGCTTGACTAGCTTGGAACGTAACTGTGGTGCTGCTTTAATAACTGAATGCGATGCAAGTCTTTTGAAGGAACCAGAAGTTGACGACTTAATTATACTAATTAGTAGATTCGATGAAGTCTTACTTCGATCGTACGAAGAGCTTGAGCCGTGTGTACTGGCAGTTTAtcttatgaaattaag CAATACAATCAGTAAAGCATTAAAAAAGTTGAATATAAAAGGAGAACCATCGGATGTAGGGAATCAAAGACTGTTGTTGTTTCATGTGTCGAAACTGATTCTTGCCGAAGGTATGAAATTACTTGGTTTAACACCGTTAGAGAGGATGTGA
- the Argrs-m gene encoding arginyl-tRNA synthetase, mitochondrial isoform X1: protein MSNSLRSAIFKKVIKPLQNVNNEHQHKIMSKLHVNRDTTNDSYYFVFPLKSNYYNVLGETQNIAAVDLDNTFNNVKIENDSAYFAVPRDQYIKTILESNLSGPTPPAIPENNKNIIVEFSSPNIAKPFHLGHLRSTITGNYIANVNSFLRNKVKRLNYLGDWGTQFGFIQLGIELGNVDNKEIIENPIKALYKAYVIANKLAETDSTMNDRAREIFRKLEFGDSNIHEEWQTFKDYTVQELERTYERLGITFDEYHWESMYTALSTKKITDLMEEMKLLTLDQQNRKVIPVTEERNIPLIKSDGSTLYITRDIAAAIDRYERNKFDAMYYVVDNAQTDHFSNLMKILKKMQVPWVDRLKHIKFGRVRGMSTRKGTAVFLEDILNEAQEIMRERQTKKATTKVSLDEMDKTSDILGISGIITYNLIQRRMKDYEFNWNLIFDMKGDTGVKLQYTHCRLTSLERNCGAALITECDASLLKEPEVDDLIILISRFDEVLLRSYEELEPCVLAVYLMKLSNTISKALKKLNIKGEPSDVGNQRLLLFHVSKLILAEGMKLLGLTPLERM, encoded by the exons ATGAGCAATAGTCTGAGatctgcaatatttaaaaag GTTATAAAACCGTTACAGAATGTAAATAATGAACATCAACATAAGATTATGTCCAAGCTTCATGTAAACCGTGATACAACAAATGACTCGTATTATTTTGTATTTCCATTAAAGTCAAACTACTATAACGTACTAGGTGAAACGCAAAACATTGCAGCAGTTGACTTGGACAATACCTTTAATAACGTCAAGATAGAAAACGATAGCGCTTATTTTGCTGTACCAAGAGATCAATATATAAAAACGATTTTAGAGAGTAATCTTTCTGGGCCAACACCGCCGGCGATTCCagagaataataaaaatattatagtagagttTAGTTCGCCGAATATTGCTAAACCTTTTCATTTAGGACATTTACGTTCCACAATTACAGGGAATTATATTGCTAATGTAAATAGTTTCTTACGAAATAAAGTGAAGAGATTAAATTATTTGGGAGACTGGGGAACACAGTTTGGTTTTATTCAATTAGGAATTGAACTAGGAAATGTCGATAACaaagaaataatagaaaatcCTATTAAGGCTTTGTACAAGGCATACGTTATAGCAAATAAATTAGCCGAGACAGATTCAACGATGAATGACCGTGCCAGAGAAATATTCAGGAAATTGGAATTTGGAGATAGTAATATTCACGAAGAAtggcaaacgtttaaagattatACCGTACAGGAGTTAGAAAGAACTTACGAGAGATTAGGCATAACATTTGACGAGTATCATTGGGAATCCATGTATACCGCATTGAGTACAAAGAAGATTACTGATCTAATGGAAGAAATGAAACTGTTAACGTTGGATCAGCAAAATAGAAAAGTTATACCTGTAACCGAAGAAAGAAACATACCACTTATTAAAAGCGACGGTTCTACTTTGTATATAACTCGAGACATTGCTGCCGCGATCGATAGGTacgagagaaataaatttgatgCTATGTATTACGTAGTGGACAATGCTCAGACTGATCACTTCTCAAATTTAATGAAGATTTTAAAGAAAATGCAAGTACCTTGGGTGGACAGATTAAAACATATTAAGTTTGGAAGAGTTCGCGGTATGAGTACAAGGAAAGGTACTGCGGTATTTCTGGAAGATATATTGAACGAAGCGCAGGAAATTATGAGAGAAAGGCAAACGAAAAAAGCTA CAACTAAAGTTTCTTTAGATGAAATGGATAAGACTTCTGATATTTTGGGCATCTCTGGTATTATTACTTACAATTTGATACAAAGAAGAATGAAAGACTAtgaattcaattggaatttaatATTTGAT atgAAAGGGGATACTGGAGTAAAATTGCAATACACGCATTGTCGCTTGACTAGCTTGGAACGTAACTGTGGTGCTGCTTTAATAACTGAATGCGATGCAAGTCTTTTGAAGGAACCAGAAGTTGACGACTTAATTATACTAATTAGTAGATTCGATGAAGTCTTACTTCGATCGTACGAAGAGCTTGAGCCGTGTGTACTGGCAGTTTAtcttatgaaattaag CAATACAATCAGTAAAGCATTAAAAAAGTTGAATATAAAAGGAGAACCATCGGATGTAGGGAATCAAAGACTGTTGTTGTTTCATGTGTCGAAACTGATTCTTGCCGAAGGTATGAAATTACTTGGTTTAACACCGTTAGAGAGGATGTGA
- the LOC143207433 gene encoding uncharacterized protein LOC143207433 codes for MENQIHSELIMKEEKLEEAEQESNNSNITTVTIAVSTNTSTAIAIESKSSAHEGTESAIGIRPRPLICVKPENVNIGCKSEPIENKWHWAPGAWQDATRTSAFQPYKPPTLLTNLQRGNTQTEIPQLYGNSDITFHTLAGQGELTPEQIHPNTVDSPDEKGLTGLMWAAGYGQLGSARHLLKAGANKNYRGLNGETPLHLAAAYGHHDLVKLLLNHGADSNASDEEGNTPLMYGAHGNHSHVCYELLSRGADVTKRNIHNISAYHAAVLNNSSTAKAVIENYLLQQVVTDLS; via the exons ATGGAGAATCAAATTCATTCAGAATTAATCATGAAAGAAGAAAAACTAGAAGAAGCCGAACAAGAGTCGAACAACAGTAATATTACAACAGTAACGATAGCAGTTAGTACAAATACTTCTACCGCTATTGCAATCGAAAGTAAAAGTAGTGCACACGAAGGAACAGAGTCAGCGATCGGTATCAGACCGAGGCCATTAATTTGCGTAAAACCAGAAAATGTAAATATCGGATGTAAGTCGGAACCCATAGAGAATAAATGGCACTGGGCACCAGGAGCTTGGCAAGACGCTACGAGAACAAGCGCTTTTCAACCTTATAAG cCTCCTACTTTACTTACGAATTTACAAAGAGGTAATACGCAAACAGAAATACCTCAACTCTACGGTAATAGCGATATTACGTTTCACACGTTAGCTGGCCAGGGAGAACTGACTCCTGAACAAATACATCCAA ACACCGTGGATTCGCCGGACGAAAAAGGTTTGACCGGTCTTATGTGGGCTGCTGGATACGGACAGTTAGGCAGCGCGAGACATTTGCTTAAAGCTGGTGCTAATAAAAACTATCGTGGTCTTAACGGAGAAACACCTTTGCATTTGGCAGCTGCTTACGGGCACCATGATCTtgtaaaattattgttaaaccATGGGGCAGACTCGAACGCAAGCGACGAg GAAGGAAACACACCGCTGATGTACGGAGCGCACGGCAATCATTCGCACGTATGTTACGAATTATTGTCACGGGGAGCTGATGTTACAAAACGTAATATACATAACATAAGTGCTTATCACGCAGCGGTATTAAACAATTCATCGACTG CTAAAGCAGTTATCGAGAATTATTTATTACAACAAGTGGTAACTGACCTCTCGTAG
- the Deltacop gene encoding coatomer subunit delta, whose translation MVLIAAAVCTKAGKTIISRQFVEMTKARIEGLLAAFPKLMSSGKQHTFVETESVRYVYQPLEKVYMLLITTKASNILEDLETLRLFARVIPECCSSIDELEIAENAFDLIFAFDEIVALGYRENVNLAQIRTFVEMDSHEEKIYQAVRMTQEREAKNKMREKAKELQRQRMEANKKSNVKNPGFGNSFGSGSNFTPTPTIGDTANFVPEPVRPAYTPTQKPVNAGPGAMKLGGKSRDVDSFVDQLKEEGENVVTTPLSTSDAKPSIAPQTVHTEPVHLRQEERLNVRIGRDGGLQHFELHGLVTLHISDEKWGRIRVQLENRDSRGIQLQTHPNVDKDLFRSRSQIGLKIPAKPFPLNTDVGVLKWRLQAQDETALPISINCWPSENAEGGCDVNIEYELEQVNLELNNVQINIPLPIGCNPIVSECDGQYTHEARRNMLVWSLPIVDASAKSGSMEFSAPSSTPSDFFPLNVSFSSKTSYVNIKVMEVLLVDDESPVKHSVETVFFTDNYVVV comes from the exons ATG GTACTTATCGCAGCAGCGGTCTGCACTAAAGCAGGCAAAA CCATTATTTCTCGTCAGTTCGTAGAGATGACGAAAGCCAGGATAGAAGGCTTGCTCGCCGCATTTCCAAAGTTGATGAGTTCCGGCAAACAGCATACATTTGTAGAAACAGAATCTGTAAGATATGTTTATCAACCGCTGGAAAAAGTCTACATGTTATTAATTACCACGAAAGCTAGcaatatattagaagatttagAAACGCTCAGACTTTTTGCAAGAGTT ATTCCAGAATGCTGTAGTTCAATAGACGAACTAGAAATAGCTGAGAACGCGTTTGATCTGATATTCGCGTTCGACGAGATCGTCGCGCTTGGTTACAGAGAAAATGTGAACTTGGCGCAGATCAGAACGTTCGTAGAAATGGATTCGCACGAAGAAAAAATATATCAAGCGGTAAGAATGACCCAGGAAAGAGAAGCGAAAAATAAAATGCGCGAGAAAGCGAAGGAGTTACAGAGACAAAGAATGGAAGCGAATAAAAAGAGCAACGTTAAGAATCCTGGTTTTGGTAACTCGTTCGGAAGTGGTAGCAATTTTACGCCAACTCCTACCATAGGAGATACTGCTAACTTTGTACCAGAACCGGTTAGACCTGCGTACACGCCGACACA GAAACCGGTTAACGCCGGACCAGGTGCTATGAAATTAGGAGGAAAATCTCGCGATGTTGATTCTTTCGTTGATCAATTGAAAGAAGAAGGAGAAAACGTTGTGACTACACCTTTATCGACGTCGGATGCAAAACCATCGATCGCTCCGCAGACAGTTCATACCGAACC AGTTCATCTACGTCAAGAAGAACGACTTAATGTACGAATTGGCAGAGACGGTGGTTTGCAACACTTCGAGTTGCACGGATTGGTCACGCTACACATCTCGGATGAAAAATGGGGACGAATTCGTGTACAATTAGAAAATAGAGATTCGAGAGGAATTCAATTACAAACACATCCCAATGTAGATAAGGATTTATTCAGATCTCGTAGCCAGATAGGTCTAAAGATCCCTGCAAAACCATTCCCGTTGAATACCGATGTTGGAGTATTGAAGTGGCGTTTACAGGCTCAGGATGAAACAGCATTACCTATCTCAA TAAACTGTTGGCCTTCCGAAAACGCAGAAGGTGGATGCGATGtcaatatagaatatgaattagaacaagTTAATCTTGAACTAAATAATGTACAAATAAACATTCCTCTGCCCATTGGATGCAATCCCATAGTAAGCGAATGCGATGGACAGTATACACACGAAGCCCGACGAAACATGCTTGTGTGGTCTCTGCCGATTGTAGATGCGTCTGCAAAATCTGGTTCGATGGAGTTTTCAGCACCTTCTTCTACTCCATCCGATTTCTTTCCCCTTAACGTTTCATTCTCGTCGAAGACATCGTATGTCAATATTAAG GTGATGGAAGTTTTGCTCGTTGACGATGAAAGTCCTGTAAAACACTCGGTAGAAACAGTTTTCTTTACCGACAACTATGTAGTGGTATAA
- the Pop4 gene encoding ribonuclease P/MRP subunit POP4, translated as MSELVQSVCLTLPKSITKQISTCENSKQYIENFLQNTLPSTDTSSIVDELRKSFILGKHRNKWKKNRRCKGKLLTSRKRMLLGLRKIGIKNDMKYNDLLPLNRLWLNYVQQMLGSKFFVNIPSNSTDPNWENINQQLIKADFHGAEISIIGSKCPSLIGLSGIVIQDTKNIFRICGQDNIIRTIPKDVVLMNIHMKNVKLELFGKDLTVKPVERTIKKLKCGRVYEL; from the exons ATGTCAGAATTAGTTC AGAGCGTATGTTTAACATTGCCTAAAAGTATAACAAAACAAATTAGCACATGCGAAAACAGTAAACAATATATAGAGAATTTTTTACAAAACACATTGCCATCCACCGATACTAGCTCTATAGTGGATGAATTAAGAAAG TCTTTCATCCTTGGTAAacatagaaataaatggaaaaaaaatAGAAGATGTAAAGGGAAACTATTAACGAGTAGAAAACGAATGCTGCTTGGATTACGTAAAATTGGTATCAAGAATGACATGAAATATAATGATTTATTACCATTGAATAGATTATGGTTAAATTATGTCCAACAAATGTTGGGCAGCAAGTTCTTCGTTAATATACCATCGAATTCGACCGATCCGAATTGGGAAAACATTAATCAGCAATTAATTAAAGCAGATTTCCATGGTGCCGAAATATCGATTATAGGATCAAAATGTCCTAGTTTAATCGGGCTAAGCGGTATAGTCATTCAAGATACCAAGAACATTTTTAGAATTTGTGGACaagacaatattattagaa CAATACCGAAGGATGTTGTACTTATGAACATTCATATGAAGaatgtaaaattggaattatttggCAAAGATCTTACTGTAAAACCTGTAGAACGGACGATAAAGAAGTTGAAATGTGGACGTGTATATGAATTgtaa